In the Methanobrevibacter sp. genome, one interval contains:
- a CDS encoding amino acid-binding protein, with translation MMIKMWEKINEKFKKYPARLRVAEKMIELGLSLNEDGKIYCGNLKISDKALATAAEVDRRAIKSTIEVIREDTELYQLFSNIIPAGTLLKNIAKNLELGVIEIEVGSESEGILASTANLITKKGIGIRQAYAEDTELQQSPILTIITEEPVKGDLINEFLKIKGVTRVSIY, from the coding sequence ATGATGATAAAAATGTGGGAAAAGATTAATGAAAAATTTAAAAAATACCCTGCAAGACTAAGAGTTGCAGAAAAAATGATTGAACTTGGACTATCTTTAAATGAAGATGGTAAAATCTATTGCGGAAATTTAAAAATCAGCGATAAGGCACTTGCTACCGCAGCAGAAGTTGACAGACGTGCAATAAAATCAACAATCGAAGTAATACGCGAAGATACAGAATTATATCAATTATTCAGCAACATCATTCCTGCCGGAACACTTCTAAAAAACATTGCTAAAAATCTGGAATTAGGAGTTATTGAAATTGAAGTCGGATCTGAAAGTGAAGGAATCCTAGCAAGTACAGCAAACTTAATTACAAAAAAAGGAATAGGCATAAGACAAGCTTATGCAGAAGATACCGAACTTCAACAAAGTCCAATATTAACCATAATCACCGAAGAACCAGTCAAAGGTGATTTGATAAATGAATTTTTAAAAATAAAAGGAGTTACAAGGGTGTCTATTTACTAA
- a CDS encoding HypC/HybG/HupF family hydrogenase formation chaperone, with protein sequence MCIAAPAHVLEINREDNFLIADFGGARQQAKLDLLPEVEVGDYVLIHAGFAIEKLTEEAAKESLEAWEELLEILEEEDKEWEARVNGEN encoded by the coding sequence ATGTGTATTGCAGCACCTGCTCATGTTTTAGAAATTAACAGAGAAGACAATTTTTTAATTGCTGATTTTGGTGGAGCTAGACAACAAGCAAAATTGGATTTATTGCCTGAAGTTGAAGTTGGAGATTATGTTTTAATACATGCTGGTTTTGCTATAGAAAAATTAACTGAAGAAGCTGCTAAAGAATCTTTAGAAGCTTGGGAAGAATTATTAGAAATTCTTGAAGAAGAAGATAAAGAATGGGAAGCAAGAGTGAATGGTGAAAATTAG
- a CDS encoding NAD(P)/FAD-dependent oxidoreductase gives MKNIVIGSGPAGRLGSLELGKLGEEVTLIEKKHIAGTCLNEGCMVVCALTDITKFIDENRRFNSYGFIKSQMDVSYEKIVEKITETQEKLRYLNQLENESVGNNVIYGEAKIEGEQVIVNNETYEWDNLLIATGARPFIPEVPGKDYGLTNKDILKLDDVPEKLNIIGGGIIACEIANIYATLGSEVNVIVRSTFLKELSEATKKYVLENIIPNVNVLENTSVEEVFKDKILTSDGKELEGIPFFATGRVPNSEIAEGFVELNPDKTIKVNEMMQTDVSNVYAAGDVTGGYQLTPVARMEGITAARNMAGYANKVSYNCIPQTLSLNTEVSFVKNEKSELTDDEKATIAIPGIAGPGAFWKILEGKTGYTEVEFDKNKNKINRINSISPSSTSDVAYLSYLMRMDYDLDDYSEFLEIHPSTDTNYKIIKNMWL, from the coding sequence ATGAAAAATATTGTTATTGGATCAGGACCTGCTGGAAGGCTAGGATCATTGGAACTTGGAAAATTGGGAGAAGAAGTGACTTTAATTGAAAAAAAACATATTGCAGGAACTTGTTTAAATGAAGGATGCATGGTTGTTTGTGCATTAACTGACATTACTAAATTTATTGATGAAAACCGACGATTCAATAGCTACGGATTTATTAAAAGCCAAATGGATGTTTCATATGAAAAAATTGTTGAAAAAATCACTGAAACACAGGAAAAACTGAGATACCTGAACCAGTTGGAAAATGAAAGTGTGGGCAATAACGTTATCTATGGCGAAGCAAAAATTGAGGGCGAACAGGTCATAGTCAATAACGAAACATATGAATGGGACAATTTACTAATTGCAACTGGTGCTCGACCTTTCATTCCAGAAGTTCCAGGTAAAGACTATGGATTGACCAATAAGGATATTTTAAAACTTGATGATGTCCCTGAAAAATTAAATATAATTGGCGGAGGAATCATTGCCTGTGAAATAGCAAATATTTATGCAACACTGGGCAGTGAAGTAAATGTTATTGTGAGAAGCACATTTTTAAAAGAGCTCAGTGAAGCCACTAAAAAATATGTTCTGGAAAATATTATCCCAAATGTCAATGTATTGGAAAATACCTCTGTTGAAGAAGTGTTTAAAGATAAAATTTTAACAAGTGACGGTAAAGAATTAGAGGGAATTCCATTTTTTGCAACAGGAAGGGTTCCAAATAGTGAAATTGCAGAAGGTTTTGTTGAGTTGAATCCTGACAAAACAATTAAAGTTAATGAAATGATGCAAACTGATGTTAGTAATGTATATGCTGCAGGTGATGTTACTGGAGGATATCAATTGACACCAGTAGCTAGAATGGAGGGCATCACAGCTGCAAGAAATATGGCTGGCTATGCAAATAAAGTAAGCTACAATTGCATTCCTCAAACTTTGAGTCTGAACACTGAAGTGAGTTTTGTGAAAAATGAAAAATCAGAACTAACCGATGATGAAAAGGCAACAATTGCAATACCTGGAATTGCCGGACCTGGTGCATTCTGGAAAATACTTGAAGGAAAAACAGGCTACACTGAAGTGGAATTTGACAAGAACAAAAATAAGATCAATAGAATTAATTCCATTTCCCCATCTTCAACAAGCGATGTTGCATATCTGTCCTATCTGATGAGAATGGATTATGATTTGGATGATTACAGTGAATTTTTAGAAATACACCCATCAACCGATACAAACTATAAAATAATAAAAAATATGTGGCTATAA
- a CDS encoding glycosyltransferase, which yields MKCLFIVTGRGLGGDAMTALNAMKALEKKGVQCEIALDASAHGSLFEKHGYSWHRISVPHAGGHSATKLSALKGAAKLFTATFKARSLIKKLKVDFVVGVLGGGAIVASLGGKVARKPTFSLISTPLDSKVCPKFNHCYILPELDKFRWETLPKNMDKAFYPLADNMGDGDPDIALQKLKEYSNFDENKKTIVFSSGSSIFKGMVDGINIVADKTDEYNLVLVGLPLKEEYGELIDENKIIYAGYIDWINHLFKFADLTVLTDDGVSLEEAFTNGKPIVALARVKWGRYQNMAGVFKGAMIESSVDDVYESIQEAFKNYDSLQEKALVYGEQCLNAADNLADDILKRVK from the coding sequence ATGAAATGTTTATTTATAGTCACAGGAAGAGGGCTAGGTGGAGATGCAATGACTGCATTAAATGCCATGAAGGCATTGGAAAAAAAGGGAGTTCAATGTGAAATCGCTCTTGATGCATCTGCTCACGGCTCTTTATTTGAAAAGCACGGATATTCTTGGCATAGGATTTCTGTTCCTCATGCCGGAGGACATTCTGCCACTAAATTATCTGCTTTAAAAGGTGCAGCTAAATTATTCACAGCTACATTTAAAGCTAGAAGTCTCATTAAAAAACTAAAAGTTGATTTTGTTGTAGGAGTTTTAGGTGGAGGAGCTATTGTCGCATCACTTGGAGGTAAAGTTGCTCGCAAACCTACATTTTCTTTAATATCAACACCTTTGGATTCAAAAGTTTGTCCTAAATTTAATCACTGTTATATTCTGCCTGAACTGGATAAGTTCAGATGGGAAACATTACCTAAAAATATGGATAAGGCATTTTATCCTTTAGCAGACAATATGGGTGATGGAGATCCGGATATTGCACTTCAAAAACTAAAGGAATACTCTAATTTTGATGAAAACAAAAAAACAATTGTGTTCTCTTCAGGTTCTTCTATCTTTAAGGGAATGGTTGATGGAATAAACATCGTTGCTGATAAAACCGATGAGTACAATCTTGTTCTGGTTGGTTTGCCTTTAAAAGAGGAATATGGTGAACTTATTGATGAAAATAAAATAATCTATGCAGGTTATATTGACTGGATTAATCACCTGTTCAAGTTCGCTGACTTGACTGTTTTAACTGATGATGGTGTTTCACTGGAAGAGGCATTCACCAATGGAAAACCTATTGTGGCTCTTGCCCGTGTCAAATGGGGAAGATATCAGAACATGGCTGGAGTGTTTAAGGGGGCCATGATTGAATCTAGTGTAGATGATGTTTATGAAAGCATTCAGGAAGCATTCAAAAACTATGACTCATTGCAGGAAAAAGCTCTGGTTTATGGTGAACAGTGTCTGAATGCAGCTGATAATCTGGCTGATGATATTCTAAAAAGAGTTAAATAG
- a CDS encoding cell wall biosynthesis protein: protein MMYTSILFALIFVFIVSAIGTAILDIIFRFLGKRGYLGNLYPNVRGGIPRAIGVIPFIILSFYMLPSFNNLILIIGIFALIDDVLGRKKSPFGIEWGQLSRGIGIILVMIVGLLEGLGVSSIFIALMVQPLNISDMQPGSTCIVTMIMSVLTILVMLIIGSQPYAELPAIYTPLLILIVCLAYSPLDFSGKIMLGEVGNHTFGVALGCAFYLIGGLWSVIVFGILTTALIAFVRRNNLTVFFRQQLRLLDPTFGDYFMDVLTGGGLGDLLRKWILKDKQYDVKNPLLISLGFRRLLYNPHARHPRKYVPNVNQIPRLEKKM, encoded by the coding sequence ATGATGTATACATCGATACTTTTTGCATTAATATTTGTTTTTATTGTATCTGCAATAGGTACGGCAATTCTAGATATTATTTTTAGATTTCTTGGAAAAAGAGGATATTTGGGCAATTTATATCCAAATGTTAGAGGTGGAATCCCTCGTGCAATTGGTGTAATTCCATTCATAATCCTGTCTTTTTACATGTTGCCTAGTTTCAATAATCTTATTTTAATAATTGGTATTTTTGCACTTATCGATGATGTACTTGGAAGAAAAAAATCACCGTTTGGAATTGAATGGGGTCAATTGTCAAGAGGAATTGGAATAATCCTTGTCATGATTGTTGGATTGTTGGAAGGTTTGGGTGTATCTTCAATATTTATCGCTTTAATGGTTCAACCGTTGAACATTTCAGACATGCAGCCTGGATCTACCTGTATTGTAACAATGATAATGTCAGTTCTAACAATTCTTGTCATGCTGATAATCGGATCTCAGCCTTATGCTGAACTTCCAGCTATTTACACTCCTTTATTAATATTGATTGTGTGTTTAGCTTATTCTCCACTTGATTTTTCAGGAAAAATCATGTTGGGTGAAGTTGGAAACCACACTTTTGGAGTGGCACTGGGCTGTGCATTTTATTTAATCGGAGGATTATGGTCAGTTATTGTCTTCGGTATTTTAACAACAGCACTTATTGCATTTGTCAGAAGAAACAATTTAACCGTATTTTTCCGTCAGCAATTAAGATTACTCGACCCTACATTTGGAGATTACTTTATGGACGTGTTGACTGGTGGAGGATTGGGAGACCTTTTAAGAAAATGGATATTGAAAGACAAACAGTATGATGTTAAAAATCCGTTGCTGATTTCATTAGGTTTTAGAAGATTGTTATATAATCCTCATGCAAGACATCCTAGAAAATATGTTCCAAACGTTAATCAGATACCTAGATTGGAAAAGAAGATGTGA
- a CDS encoding mRNA surveillance protein pelota: MKIINEDEKEGIVEVVPETLDDLWHLSHIIEVGDNASSKTTRRIQDNTGDKLRSDRGVKKTFYLGLDIENISFHLFTGKLRLTGVITRGPEDLIPLGSHHTLEVKLNTPLKITKPRWPKWAIKRLNHAIDASKKLSAIIVVLEDDSATLGLMRQFGIEYYGPIKGHISGKRIIDKNRQKNIVQFYEKVIESITKFDSIQNIVIAGPGFVKNDFYDYLKDKHQDLAKISIIESTGAGGRNGIAEVLRKGTVEKLTSENRVAQEMGAINNLLSQIGKNSSKIAYGIKETQNAINLGAVEQLLILDSQVPNDNMGEAMDMVENMKGEVMVISSEHEGGKQLESLGGVAAILRYVIA, translated from the coding sequence ATGAAAATTATAAACGAAGATGAAAAGGAAGGAATTGTTGAAGTTGTTCCGGAAACACTGGATGATCTGTGGCATTTATCTCATATAATAGAAGTTGGAGACAATGCATCATCCAAAACCACAAGGCGTATACAGGACAATACTGGCGATAAGCTTAGAAGTGATAGGGGAGTTAAAAAAACTTTCTATTTAGGATTGGATATAGAAAATATCTCTTTTCACTTATTCACAGGTAAATTAAGATTAACCGGTGTAATCACAAGAGGTCCGGAAGACCTGATACCTTTGGGTTCTCACCACACACTGGAAGTTAAACTCAACACTCCTCTCAAAATCACCAAACCAAGATGGCCAAAATGGGCAATAAAAAGATTGAATCATGCAATTGATGCTTCTAAAAAGTTATCTGCAATAATTGTAGTGCTTGAAGATGATTCAGCAACATTAGGTTTGATGAGACAGTTCGGTATTGAATATTACGGTCCAATTAAGGGCCACATTTCAGGCAAAAGAATAATTGATAAAAACAGGCAAAAAAATATCGTACAGTTTTATGAAAAAGTCATAGAATCAATAACCAAATTTGATTCAATTCAAAATATTGTCATTGCAGGGCCAGGATTTGTCAAAAACGACTTTTATGATTATCTGAAGGATAAGCATCAGGACCTTGCAAAAATATCAATTATCGAATCTACAGGTGCGGGTGGGCGAAATGGAATTGCAGAGGTTTTAAGAAAGGGTACAGTTGAAAAGCTGACCTCTGAAAATCGTGTGGCTCAGGAAATGGGTGCAATAAATAACCTGCTTTCACAAATTGGTAAGAATTCATCAAAAATAGCCTATGGTATAAAAGAGACTCAAAATGCTATTAATCTTGGTGCGGTTGAGCAATTGCTAATTCTTGACAGTCAGGTTCCAAACGATAACATGGGCGAAGCCATGGACATGGTTGAGAACATGAAAGGGGAAGTGATGGTTATAAGCAGTGAACATGAAGGTGGAAAACAATTGGAAAGCCTTGGTGGAGTGGCTGCAATTTTGAGATATGTCATTGCTTAA
- a CDS encoding phosphate ABC transporter substrate-binding protein produces MKTNYKIITVLLIIFSVLTVNSIQSTNEPLSIVGSTSIQPVCEQLAEEYKKTHDNVDINIQGGGSSLGIKCAKSDVADIGMSSKEIDCENLEEHEIGREAIIVIVNNENPINDLSTKHLQKIFSGEIKNWRELTNISGEINVIIREEGSGTLDSFKSTVMKNQSFKKDAIIQNSAGSVKQSVIQDRNAIGFVSFAHLDDSIKNISIDKVSPSKESVIEGTYKLQRPFILLSDKNCDNKAKEFINWTMSEESDSVLDKEKIIR; encoded by the coding sequence ATGAAGACAAATTATAAAATCATAACCGTACTACTCATAATATTTTCAGTACTTACAGTCAATTCCATCCAATCAACAAATGAGCCATTAAGCATTGTTGGATCAACTTCAATACAACCAGTATGCGAACAACTAGCTGAAGAATATAAAAAGACACATGACAATGTTGATATCAATATCCAGGGTGGCGGATCAAGCCTTGGGATAAAATGTGCCAAATCAGATGTGGCAGACATAGGAATGTCTTCAAAAGAAATAGACTGTGAAAATTTAGAAGAACATGAAATTGGACGTGAAGCAATAATCGTCATAGTGAATAATGAAAATCCAATTAATGATTTATCAACAAAACACCTTCAAAAGATATTTTCAGGAGAAATAAAAAACTGGAGAGAATTAACTAACATAAGTGGTGAAATTAATGTAATTATAAGAGAAGAAGGTTCAGGAACACTCGACTCATTTAAAAGCACCGTAATGAAAAATCAGTCATTTAAAAAAGATGCAATAATTCAAAATTCTGCAGGCAGCGTAAAACAAAGTGTCATTCAGGACAGAAATGCAATCGGTTTTGTTTCATTTGCACACCTCGACGACAGCATAAAAAACATAAGCATTGATAAAGTATCCCCTTCAAAAGAATCAGTGATTGAAGGAACTTACAAACTTCAAAGACCATTCATATTGCTTAGCGATAAAAATTGTGACAACAAAGCAAAAGAATTTATAAATTGGACAATGAGCGAGGAATCTGATAGTGTTTTAGATAAAGAAAAAATCATAAGGTGA
- the pstC gene encoding phosphate ABC transporter permease subunit PstC, translating to MIKEYLIEKGLFSINTILIILSSLMVIFLLNESIPIIQNYGIGDFIFGLTWSPDNNIFGILPMIAGSVIITGLSLVLSIPLAISCAIFLEEIAPSNIKKLFKPIIQTLAGIPSVIYGFFGLTVIVPLIRNNFTGSGFSVITASIILAVMILPTIISVSQDAIKSVPENYKEASFGLGSTHWQVIRNIILPTALPGIVTAIILGIGRAIGETLAVLMLVGNVNIIPTSIFEPARTLTSNIALEMGYATGIHYNALFTTATVLFAMIIILMSICWMIQKRGVGNAC from the coding sequence ATGATTAAAGAATACCTCATTGAAAAAGGATTATTTAGCATAAACACAATTCTCATAATCCTTTCATCATTAATGGTCATATTTTTATTAAATGAATCAATTCCCATAATTCAAAATTACGGAATAGGAGATTTTATCTTCGGACTTACTTGGTCGCCAGACAATAATATCTTCGGAATATTACCGATGATTGCAGGCTCTGTGATAATCACAGGACTTTCATTAGTTCTATCCATACCCCTTGCAATTTCATGTGCAATTTTTCTTGAAGAAATCGCACCATCAAACATTAAAAAATTATTCAAACCAATAATCCAAACATTAGCCGGAATTCCCTCTGTAATTTATGGATTTTTCGGTTTAACCGTGATTGTGCCATTGATACGCAACAATTTTACAGGAAGTGGATTTTCAGTCATTACCGCTTCAATAATACTTGCAGTAATGATTCTTCCAACAATCATATCTGTCAGCCAGGATGCAATAAAAAGCGTGCCTGAAAATTATAAGGAAGCATCATTCGGACTTGGATCAACTCACTGGCAGGTGATAAGAAATATAATACTTCCAACTGCACTGCCAGGAATAGTTACTGCAATAATTTTAGGCATTGGAAGAGCAATTGGTGAGACATTAGCTGTTTTGATGCTTGTTGGAAATGTGAATATCATACCCACATCAATCTTTGAGCCTGCACGAACATTAACATCAAACATTGCTCTTGAGATGGGTTATGCAACAGGAATACATTATAATGCATTATTTACGACAGCTACAGTATTATTTGCAATGATAATTATTTTAATGAGCATATGCTGGATGATTCAAAAAAGAGGTGTTGGCAATGCATGTTAA
- the pstA gene encoding phosphate ABC transporter permease PstA: protein MHVKSIQKITSFWFKLSGAITLAILMIIVSYILIKGIGAINLEFLLTKPVDSGREGGILPMILSSLYLLAVTSFIAIPLGVGSALYMAEYNKNPRLEVVIRFISQVLASVPSIVFGLFGLAFLIFFLKTGWSLLSGGVILSLMSMPTIYQVSEVALKSVPEHYKEGCYGMGATKWQCITSIILPTAASGIFTGIILALTRAFSEAAAVMYLVGSSLEMPTSLLDTGRPLPLHLYVLATEGISMENAYGTAFVLIAIVLTITILSNHIISKYEIKLGV from the coding sequence ATGCATGTTAAATCAATACAAAAAATCACCAGTTTCTGGTTTAAGCTTTCAGGCGCAATAACACTTGCGATACTTATGATAATCGTAAGCTATATCCTAATAAAAGGAATAGGTGCAATCAACCTGGAGTTCCTACTTACAAAACCAGTCGACTCCGGTCGTGAGGGAGGAATACTGCCAATGATACTGTCCAGTTTGTATCTGCTAGCAGTTACTTCTTTCATTGCAATTCCCCTTGGCGTTGGAAGTGCGCTTTACATGGCAGAATATAATAAAAACCCCAGATTAGAAGTGGTCATCAGATTCATATCACAGGTTTTAGCGTCAGTTCCCTCAATCGTGTTTGGATTATTCGGTTTGGCATTTCTGATATTCTTTTTAAAGACGGGCTGGTCATTGCTGAGCGGAGGAGTGATTCTTTCATTGATGTCAATGCCGACAATTTATCAAGTATCTGAAGTGGCACTGAAAAGCGTGCCTGAACATTATAAAGAGGGATGCTACGGCATGGGTGCAACAAAATGGCAGTGCATAACTTCCATCATCCTGCCAACTGCAGCAAGCGGAATATTTACCGGAATAATATTGGCTCTAACAAGAGCATTCTCAGAAGCAGCAGCCGTAATGTATCTGGTAGGTTCATCCCTTGAAATGCCCACATCACTTCTTGATACGGGACGCCCCTTACCTCTGCACCTGTATGTACTTGCAACTGAGGGAATATCAATGGAAAATGCATATGGAACCGCATTTGTCTTAATCGCAATAGTGTTAACAATCACAATACTTTCAAATCACATAATTTCAAAATATGAAATAAAACTAGGAGTGTAG
- the pstB gene encoding phosphate ABC transporter ATP-binding protein PstB, producing the protein MKIEVNHFNAGFGNMEILKDINLKIPQHSVTALIGPSGCGKSTFLRSINRMNDLSRDFCCNGDILINSMNIYGDEIDVVDLRKNVGMVFQKANPFPMSIYDNVAYGLRIHGIHDDYEISKVVERSLKQAALWEEVEDKLFESALNLSGGQQQRLCIARTIAVNPDIILMDEPCSALDPISTLKIEELISELKKDYTIVLVTHNMQQAKRSSDYTAFFLNGEVIESGLTRNIFQNPQEIKTQDYIMGRFG; encoded by the coding sequence ATGAAAATTGAAGTGAACCATTTCAATGCAGGATTCGGCAATATGGAAATTCTAAAAGACATTAATTTAAAAATTCCGCAACATAGTGTGACTGCTTTAATCGGACCGTCAGGCTGCGGCAAATCAACATTTCTCAGATCAATTAACCGGATGAATGACCTGTCCCGTGACTTTTGCTGCAACGGAGACATTCTTATAAACTCCATGAATATATATGGCGATGAAATAGATGTTGTGGACCTTAGAAAAAATGTGGGAATGGTCTTTCAAAAGGCAAATCCATTTCCCATGTCAATTTATGATAATGTCGCATATGGGTTAAGAATACATGGAATTCATGATGATTATGAGATTTCAAAAGTCGTTGAAAGAAGCCTTAAACAGGCCGCTTTATGGGAGGAGGTTGAAGATAAGTTATTTGAATCCGCATTGAATTTATCCGGAGGCCAGCAACAGAGGCTATGTATTGCAAGAACCATTGCAGTCAATCCGGACATTATTCTGATGGATGAACCTTGCTCAGCACTTGACCCGATATCCACATTGAAAATTGAGGAACTGATAAGCGAACTGAAAAAGGACTATACAATAGTTCTTGTGACCCACAATATGCAGCAGGCAAAAAGAAGCTCCGATTACACAGCATTCTTTTTGAATGGAGAAGTGATTGAATCTGGTTTGACCCGAAATATCTTTCAAAACCCACAGGAGATTAAAACACAGGATTATATTATGGGAAGATTCGGATGA
- a CDS encoding prephenate dehydrogenase, protein MIKMKIGIIGGTDGLGKTLIYYFRDEFEVYISGTDHKKGRNVAKELNVNYIESNAGLANISDILVVSVPIQFTSEVIREVAPFMKSGSLMVDVTSVKEEPTKTMAEALPDTVEYIPTHPVFGPRTTELDNQVIVLTADKKGKWYSKIYNYLSNKNMRIIETTAEKHDFMMSIVQVLTHFSFISTASAIEKLKVDLSESEDYESPIYNLMIDMIARIVAQNPYLTYNIQSMNSNGAKIRNTFADAVVELRDVINSGDMDKFVEIAIKATKHMGDIKNALGRSDKAINALSHEFSLLNKSIGREVGLKHIYSGKIHVGILEGIKDNTAILKSGNKVKKIRIANIEVLSDEELYAWKIDNLDKKTESISCVFSKNVHVETIQNTVLNIDNIIDIKLTDAYNGPQIDNDSISLTFEITALSKEDIDNVKNLFTGFGGTIR, encoded by the coding sequence ATGATTAAAATGAAGATTGGAATAATTGGTGGAACAGACGGATTGGGAAAAACTTTAATATATTATTTTAGAGATGAATTTGAAGTATATATTTCCGGAACCGATCATAAAAAAGGTAGAAATGTAGCAAAAGAATTGAATGTTAATTATATTGAATCCAATGCAGGACTTGCCAATATCAGTGACATTTTAGTTGTTTCTGTTCCAATTCAATTCACATCAGAAGTGATTCGGGAAGTTGCCCCATTTATGAAAAGCGGTTCATTAATGGTTGACGTTACCTCTGTTAAAGAAGAACCTACCAAAACAATGGCTGAAGCATTGCCGGACACTGTCGAATACATTCCAACACATCCTGTATTCGGTCCCCGCACTACCGAGCTTGACAATCAGGTAATTGTTTTGACTGCTGATAAAAAGGGCAAATGGTACAGTAAAATCTACAATTACCTTTCAAATAAAAATATGAGAATCATCGAAACTACAGCAGAAAAACATGATTTTATGATGAGCATTGTACAGGTTCTGACTCACTTTTCATTTATTTCAACCGCTTCTGCAATTGAAAAGCTAAAAGTTGATTTATCTGAAAGTGAAGATTATGAAAGTCCAATTTATAATCTTATGATTGATATGATTGCACGTATTGTTGCTCAAAATCCTTATTTAACTTATAATATCCAATCAATGAACAGTAATGGTGCAAAAATCAGAAATACTTTTGCTGATGCAGTTGTTGAGCTGAGAGATGTCATCAATAGTGGAGACATGGACAAATTTGTTGAAATAGCCATTAAAGCTACTAAACATATGGGAGACATTAAAAATGCGCTTGGTAGAAGTGACAAGGCAATAAATGCTTTAAGTCATGAATTTAGCTTACTGAACAAGTCAATTGGGCGTGAAGTTGGCCTTAAACATATATATTCTGGAAAGATTCATGTGGGAATATTGGAAGGCATTAAGGACAATACCGCAATTTTGAAATCAGGAAATAAGGTTAAAAAGATAAGAATAGCAAATATTGAAGTTTTAAGCGATGAAGAATTATATGCATGGAAAATCGATAATCTGGATAAGAAAACCGAATCCATCAGCTGCGTATTTTCAAAAAATGTTCATGTAGAAACTATCCAGAATACTGTTCTAAATATTGACAATATTATCGATATCAAACTAACTGATGCATATAATGGTCCGCAAATTGATAATGACTCAATCAGTTTAACTTTTGAGATTACTGCTCTTTCAAAAGAGGATATTGACAATGTTAAAAATCTTTTCACCGGATTTGGTGGAACCATCAGATAA